The window TTTAACAGAGCTTTTGTTGctgagaagaggaaagaaaaattgTTTCTGAGTTCATTCAAGTGCAATCATTAACAGCATGAGAATAGATTTCTTTTAACAAAAGCTTGAAATGGCAAGTGGCAATAACCATAGTGGATGACCATAACAAACCACCTCTCATCTTTGAATTGTTCTCCTCTCAGATTctctgcccggtcaggttcgtaggttcctctcatagggagggcagaaatgacgacctcaccccacccggtcagtgtgttcgggcagggagtgaggtcgtcatttccgacCACCTATGAGAAGAGTAAAGTCCCTCATCTTTCCATTTATAGGGTGGTAGAGCTTCCAAGGGAACCCCATCCCACTACATTCTCATATGTCACTATAAAACTGAGCAAAAAGGTTCACGTACAAAGTTGACGACCCATCACATATGAACAAGGAACAATTtgaatcctctactgccgagctatCTGGTAGGATTGTGTTGTTCAGACATGGCGAGatgtgcaatgaccaccttacccttatCCGAACGCCTTACCCAAGTGGAGGTAAGACAGTTATTGCACGTTTCACCGTGTCTGTGCGCAGCACGGTCTTGCGGGGCAGCTAGGaagtagaagatctggatccaatgGACTCTGTTCTTTGTCCCaactatgagagagagagagagagagaacaaaggGGGCGGGGTTGCAGAGTGGGGGAAGGGGTTGCCAATCACTTGCcgtagggagagagagggagagggaagagaACCGTAGCTAGGGATTAAAGTAGAAATTTGGTAAAGTATTATTAGTTGTGAAATTACTATTTAAACCCTTCCCATGTTGAATAACATGAGTGAAAATTTGGGGTAGGAAAGTCATAGTGAAGTGAATTGTTTCACTAGGCGTCGTAACATGGAAGAAAACCCTTGTTGATGAATGGATTTTTTTCACTCATTAAATGATAAGGTTCGTATTGCTTTTATAATTATGTGATCTTAACAATGAATGAatattcaccatgggtggaaaAAAAACTCTCCCTGAAAGTTTGCTGGAAATATGTAACTTTTGAAAAACCATTGAAAAAATGAGAcgaccaaaaatagaaaaataagtgCCAATGGATTATATGATTAAATTAAGATCTGGAATTTAATAGGCGTCATAATCCTATCCATATTTAGAATTACCACATCAAGTTGTTACATGACAAAAGAGAGCCAATGTCttaccaataaaaaaagagagccAATGAGGaaattctttttattattattattattatttttggattGATTATCGCTACCTTTAATCAATCACGTGGGAAATGGGACTTTATGGTTGACACCATTTTCCACGGGCGCTATCTATTATGTAAGAGTAAGACTTCTCCTCTTCTTACTTCTTCTAATCAACAATAATAGACTTAGAAAACATAGACTAATAAAGACCTTTAGATAAAACTGATCATCAGCTAGTCTTCATAATTGACAACCGATCGATAAGTAGTACCAGCCTTCCACCCTGCCGGAATGGCGTTGTTTACCACAAGTGTCTTGCCGGATTCAAGCGAAGTCAGCCTGAGAGAGAAAGGAGCTTTCAATTCAGAGCCATAGTTAAGCTTCCACACTGCACCCCACGACTCCTGCATGCAGAGCCATGTATCTGAGTCCAGAGCTTGCCTGAGATCTACACCACTGAGGTCACCATCGCCGTCCTCGAATTCTATCACCGCCGCAAAGTAGTCGGAGTTGGACCCAGAATCAACATGGAAGGCAAGCTTTACTCCTCCATAGTTGCACTCCACTCTGCAATCATATGTAACATATATACTTACTCCTCTACTAATTAATTAGTATCCCTTAATCTAATTGAGTCCAAATCCGGATCCTCCCCATGTGGGTTGGCACCCCACGTTGGTAGAGTAGAGGATCCGGAATCTTTGTACAAAAGGGTTTACTTGAAATACCCATTGCACTTAATGTGGTAATCATGTAATTATCAATCTTtcttaaggttgtgtttggtatgtattcttgaatgtattctaagtcgattttgcattctcgaaccataaaaacaactatttttagcCCACCTTTGATATTGAATCTGCAATTGTCCAGCTTTGCGTAGTTGACTAGCTTGGCCAGACTTCGCCATGGCTCCAAATGAAGTCCCACTCATATCAAAGTGAACTGACTCTGATACACAACCCGGGCACTCATCGGTAACCACGACGGTCACCGGATTCCCTGAACATGCACCATTCTCTGTGCATTTAACCTGAAATGATAGTgtacatagagagagagagagagagagagagagagaggccagaTTAGTTCTTTAATTCAATAATAGGTTACATGCATGAAACCCAACTCAGTAACCCTTAATTCTACTATTATCATACATAATGTAATCACCTGGTAGCAAGTCCCACAACCTTTGCCTGATTTATATAGAGAAGAGCCTCCAGCTGATaccaaggaagaaaaaggagattGCTCTACAGAGGTTCCATACCCACAAGCACCACCTGCATGCACAGTAAGTTTATATTAATTAGCTCTAATTAGTGTCTTATCAAATGAaagaaattagaagaagaagaagagatcctTATAAGTAGGCACAGTGATCTCACTCCATTACCATCACTTCCAGGACCAGTTGGACTTCCATACCAAGTTGCTCCAGCAGGTGACCAATCAGACTCAGTCTTAGATGTATTATAACTTGAGAGTACTTTTGGATTAAAGCAAGAACAGTAATCTAGGAGAGAAAATATAGTAAAGAGAGCAAAGATGAAGCAGAAAGAGGAAGCTTGAAGAAGTGTAGAAGCCATGGCCACTAATGGAGATCAGCTAGGTATCAAAGCTATAGTATTATTAGCTCACTTGCCTTGGTTGAAAAGAGAGAAGCTAACTGGTTTTTATAGAGGACGAAAAGTCATTGAAGTTTGCAGCTCAATCAAATAAAGtaatataaaattatagaaCAAATCTCATAAGATCTGAACATTATACTCTACACTTGGGTTACTTGAAAAGAAAATCTGAGTCAATTGTCTCACCTCACTACAAATTCACGATTCTGTCAACTATATCGAACTCCCGTACGAATCATGGCttgaggtatcagtatcgtatcacTTGATATGGTCGATATTGCATGGTTTTGAGGGTGACTAATAGCAATACCTAACTGATATCATATTTGTGAAATGATATAGATAATaggtaaaataataaataaaaaaatccattttttaagaataaataagtGTAAACTTATTCGATACAGCCGATCTACCATACAGTATCTTATCAGTTCTGTAAGTGACTAATACCTAATCCGATACTGTGCACAAAACTCATCTCCCAATTGCATCATGCATTATCAACCATTTGTACTCATCAAACGGTAAAACATACATATTATCGGTgtgggatcctctccaatgagggtGAATACCAAATGAGGCATTTGACAACTGGATTGATTGTGCGTGCATTCAGAtacacacagacacacatcATGACACACACTCAATCAGCCCAACCGGGCGCGCCCCTCATTGGAGTGGATCCGGATCCCACATTACCACTCTcgaaattttttcttcattgaAAGTGGAAACTACCCATGAGTAACGAGTCGAACTCGGCCGTGCTGAGTCAAGTGACGGGAACGTGCCGTCTTGAGCTGAGACGGTTAATCAGTTAATTATTCTCCATGGTGGGACCCATCacggaaatttttttttattttttttattttttataacaggaacttatatattatattaccAGGATGGTAGGCCCCAAATTGTTTTCTTAATACTAACATTTAACCTGGACCCGCTTTTCAAGGGGGTTTTTCGCTTTCACAGGCTTCACAGTCACAGGAATTTCGGCTAAATTCAGAGGGAAATCCTCAAATCATCCTCCAATGTTGCCGTTGATGGTGGTTATTGGCCGTTAAAATACTGGTAATTTTCATGTTATCTGACGGTTGAGATAGAGGATCATTTCCCAAATACCGgtccaaaattaaaaaacaacGGCCCGTAATACTTGGctgagattagggttttgaatgaCGTTGTCGACGTAACTGAATATGATGTTTAGAAAATCTGGGGACATTTTCCCATAAAGTCCAAAACACAATGCACACAAAGACTTCTTCTCAAGGATTCGGGATCTTGTGGAAGTGCAAGTAATCTTATATGACAATACTCTCCTAATCAACCACACACCGTAATTTTTGGTTACTAAAATCAAC is drawn from Telopea speciosissima isolate NSW1024214 ecotype Mountain lineage chromosome 1, Tspe_v1, whole genome shotgun sequence and contains these coding sequences:
- the LOC122658085 gene encoding putative expansin-B2 isoform X1 codes for the protein MASTLLQASSFCFIFALFTIFSLLDYCSCFNPKVLSSYNTSKTESDWSPAGATWYGSPTGPGSDGGACGYGTSVEQSPFSSLVSAGGSSLYKSGKGCGTCYQVKCTENGACSGNPVTVVVTDECPGCVSESVHFDMSGTSFGAMAKSGQASQLRKAGQLQIQYQRVECNYGGVKLAFHVDSGSNSDYFAAVIEFEDGDGDLSGVDLRQALDSDTWLCMQESWGAVWKLNYGSELKAPFSLRLTSLESGKTLVVNNAIPAGWKAGTTYRSVVNYED
- the LOC122658085 gene encoding putative expansin-B2 isoform X2; translated protein: MASTLLQASSFCFIFALFTIFSLLDYCSCWSPAGATWYGSPTGPGSDGGACGYGTSVEQSPFSSLVSAGGSSLYKSGKGCGTCYQVKCTENGACSGNPVTVVVTDECPGCVSESVHFDMSGTSFGAMAKSGQASQLRKAGQLQIQYQRVECNYGGVKLAFHVDSGSNSDYFAAVIEFEDGDGDLSGVDLRQALDSDTWLCMQESWGAVWKLNYGSELKAPFSLRLTSLESGKTLVVNNAIPAGWKAGTTYRSVVNYED